Proteins encoded within one genomic window of Triticum aestivum cultivar Chinese Spring chromosome 2D, IWGSC CS RefSeq v2.1, whole genome shotgun sequence:
- the LOC123048579 gene encoding putative FBD-associated F-box protein At5g50270 has translation MMGKKPRPSACDGGQGVDLISDLGDDLLLRIISLLPDALDLAGLATLSRRWRDLSTRSPTLHLHPVYRTGKDEDDETLKRFNASAQRFNDFIDAVLQRRVCSVDTLHMDVLRWPGGARVNLWLRRAMELVVKSLHLSISLPLWSDQIPKDCKVRLPRCTRAAEMLLDLDYAILRLPAVVEFNALTDLSLRVISLSRGDGRRLGRLLSSTCCPRLQKLELFYVCGLRELQLDARALETLTLYELADLRRLDLDTPRLSSLEVGSSVLRRDPSNFTIRAPALEQLQCSLMPYPREIEIQYRFNIQLLQSCTSVRRHIVELHVPQDMDLNEGDNVMVEIPPVPHVTNLKLDFRPRNNHIFGACVSSILARYSNLQHLSLGISKFYLDRCGEGCCICGRVGSWKEDKISLDHLHEVEFSGFSGQECHDMAHLLILNSQALQRMTVIVEASREISCDDSLDDESPPQQRTTMDTSMLTLPRPRGKWSSRAPANEATLEYEWTPEP, from the exons ATGATGGGAAAGAAACCAAGGCCGTCGGCATGCGACGGCGGCCAGGGCGTAGACTTGATCAGCGACCTCGGCGACGACCTGCTCCTCCGCATCATCAGCCTCCTGCCCGACGCACTAGACCTGGCTGGATTGGCCACACTATCGAGGCGGTGGCGCGACCTCTCCACGCGCTCCCCGACTCTACACCTCCATCCCGTGTACCGCACCGGCAAGGACGAGGACGACGAGACCCTAAAGCGGTTCAACGCCTCCGCACAGCGGTTCAACGACTTCATCGATGCGGTCCTCCAGCGGCGCGTCTGCAGCGTCGACACGCTGCACATGGACGTCCTTCGCTGGCCCGGCGGAGCGCGCGTGAACCTCTGGCTCCGCCGGGCGATGGAGCTGGTGGTGAAATCCCTGCACCTTTCCATCTCGCTGCCGCTGTGGAGCGACCAGATCCCCAAGGACTGCAAGGTGCGGCTGCCTCGCTGCACGAGGGCGGCGGAGATGCTGCTCGACCTAGACTACGCCATCCTCAGGCTCCCGGCCGTGGTAGAGTTCAACGCGCTGACTGACCTGTCCCTCCGTGTCATATCACTCTCGCGAGGAGACggccgccgcctcggccgcctcctGTCGTCGACGTGCTGCCCGAGGCTGCAGAAGCTGGAACTCTTTTACGTGTGCGGGCTGCGGGAGCTGCAGCTCGACGCGAGAGCGCTAGAGACCCTGACGCTGTACGAGCTCGCCGACCTGAGGCGGCTGGACCTGGACACGCCGCGGCTTTCTTCCTTGGAGGTCGGTAGCTCGGTGCTGCGCCGCGATCCCTCCAACTTCACCATCCGGGCGCCGGCGCTGGAGCAGCTTCAGTGCTCCCTCATGCCCTATCCACGAGAGATCGAGATTCAGTATAGGTTCAACATCCAACTGCTGCAAAGTTGCACCTCCGTCCGTCGCCACATCGTCGAGCTCCATGTTCCACAG gatatgGACCTAAATGAAGGAGACAATGTAATGGTAGAAATACCACCAGTCCCTCATGTCACAAATCTGAAACTGGATTTCCGGCCACGGAACAACCATATTTTTGGAGCATGTGTATCTAGCATCCTTGCGCGATACAGCAATCTTCAACACCTCAGCCTAGGCATCAGCAAATTT TACCTTGATCGGTGTGGGGAGGGGTGCTGCATATGCGGACGTGTAGGGAGCTGGAAGGAGGACAAGATCTCACTAGATCATCTTCACGAGGTGGAGTTCAGTGGCTTCTCTGGACAGGAGTGCCATGACATGGCACACTTGTTAATCCTGAATTCACAAGCGCTCCAGAGAATGACTGTGATTGTTGAGGCATCTAGAGAGATCTCATGTGACGATAGTTTAGATGATGAAAGCCCACCGCAGCAGAGAACGACCATGGATACATCGATGTTGACGCTTCCACGCCCTAGAGGGAAGTGGAGCTCACGCGCTCCGGCTAATGAGGCAACATTAGAGTATGAGTGGACGCCAGAGCCATGA